In a single window of the Methylococcus sp. Mc7 genome:
- a CDS encoding protein YgfX — MLTVEPVPSRIHSLATCAVGLLACAGIWIAGIPLPAKLGVTMGLAGYAALLRGRRGFGARLDGTGGWSLISSGGETYPAKLMGSSFAFSLCVVLHFSTAHGRVAVPVFRDSVDAETYRRLRVQLRCGAMSQQSRNAGLLH; from the coding sequence ATGCTGACCGTGGAACCGGTTCCCTCGCGTATTCATTCGCTGGCCACGTGCGCCGTCGGCCTGTTGGCTTGCGCCGGCATCTGGATCGCGGGAATTCCGCTGCCGGCCAAGCTGGGCGTCACCATGGGCCTGGCGGGCTACGCCGCGCTCCTCCGGGGTCGCCGGGGTTTCGGCGCGCGTCTCGACGGCACGGGCGGCTGGAGCTTGATTTCTTCCGGCGGAGAGACGTACCCGGCGAAGCTGATGGGCTCGAGTTTCGCGTTCTCCCTCTGCGTGGTGCTGCATTTCTCGACGGCGCACGGCCGGGTTGCGGTCCCCGTGTTCAGGGACAGCGTCGACGCCGAAACCTATCGCCGCCTCCGCGTCCAGCTGCGCTGCGGCGCGATGTCGCAACAAAGCCGGAACGCCGGCCTTCTCCATTGA
- a CDS encoding succinate dehydrogenase iron-sulfur subunit: MGLFNLPKNSVVQPGKTYPAPEGARRVKVVQVYRWDPDAGGNPRLDTYPIDLDRCGPMVLDALIKIKNEIDSSLAFRRSCREGVCGSCAMNIDGRNTLACTKPLSDCGEPVRIYPLPHQPVVKDLVPDLTHFYAQYASIKPWIEAQTPPPADRERLQSKAERAELDGLHECILCACCSTACPSYWWNGDRFLGPAALLQAYRWIADSRDETTGERLDALEDPFKLFRCHTIMNCTEACPKGLNPARAIAEIKKLLVERQK; encoded by the coding sequence ATGGGACTGTTCAATCTGCCCAAGAATTCGGTGGTCCAGCCGGGCAAGACTTATCCGGCGCCGGAAGGCGCCCGGCGCGTGAAGGTCGTCCAGGTCTACCGCTGGGATCCGGATGCGGGTGGAAACCCGCGGCTCGACACCTACCCCATCGACCTGGACCGCTGCGGGCCGATGGTGCTGGATGCCCTGATCAAGATCAAGAACGAGATCGACAGTAGCCTGGCGTTCCGGCGCTCCTGCCGCGAGGGCGTGTGCGGTTCCTGCGCCATGAACATCGACGGCCGCAACACGCTGGCCTGCACCAAGCCCTTGAGCGACTGCGGCGAACCGGTCCGGATCTATCCGCTGCCGCACCAGCCGGTCGTCAAGGATCTGGTGCCGGATCTCACCCATTTCTATGCCCAGTATGCTTCGATCAAACCCTGGATCGAGGCCCAGACCCCGCCGCCCGCGGACCGTGAGCGCCTGCAGAGCAAGGCGGAGCGGGCCGAGCTGGACGGCCTGCACGAATGCATCCTGTGCGCGTGCTGTTCCACCGCGTGCCCGAGCTACTGGTGGAATGGCGACCGCTTCCTGGGGCCGGCCGCCCTGCTCCAGGCCTACCGCTGGATCGCCGACAGCCGGGACGAAACCACCGGCGAGCGCCTGGATGCGCTGGAAGACCCCTTCAAGCTGTTCCGCTGCCACACCATCATGAACTGCACCGAGGCCTGCCCGAAGGGCCTCAATCCGGCGCGGGCGATCGCCGAGATCAAGAAGCTGCTGGTCGAGCGCCAAAAATGA
- a CDS encoding succinate dehydrogenase assembly factor 2, translated as MNGQGRLLWRCRRGMAELDRILALYVDGGYRHADAAERHAFERLLDMQDTELWRCLTGLARPEDPALAAMAAKLRALATGERAAC; from the coding sequence ATGAACGGACAGGGCCGGCTGCTGTGGCGCTGCCGCCGGGGGATGGCCGAACTGGACCGGATACTCGCGCTTTATGTGGACGGCGGTTACCGGCATGCGGACGCCGCCGAGCGGCATGCGTTCGAGCGCCTCTTGGACATGCAGGACACCGAACTCTGGCGTTGCCTGACCGGCCTAGCCCGTCCCGAAGATCCGGCGCTGGCCGCCATGGCGGCCAAACTCCGCGCTCTCGCCACCGGTGAGCGTGCGGCATGCTGA